The genomic segment TATTCCTAAACACTATCCTGTCTCACTAGATCAAGCAAAAAAACTCTCCCGTCTTAATAAGATGTTAAATCTTGCTAGAGAGCATCTCAATGAGGACTTGAACCAACGTCTACAGCATTTAGGTATTAAGAGCTTGCCTTTGTCCCGTTTGTTCAGGCAAGCTGACTGGGGAGGGATTATTGAAATTTTGTCCGTTGTAACGGATGGAACAACAAGAGATGATTTAGAACTGCTCATAGATGCCTTACATGAAAAGAGGAATAGAATCAAAGAACTTAAGGAAGAGACCGATTTAAGTTTACTTGAATTAGAAAAATTAAATCAATCTCTACAAACAAAAGAGAGGGAAATTCTCCTTTTTCAGCAGGAATGGAATAAACATCTACAGGTTTTCGAGCCATACTTGGGACCTATTCGTTCCTTTTTAGAGGAGTATTTAGGAGTGTTTGATGGAAAATTAGTACTTGCTAAACGTCTTTGTGGTAACTGGGAACAGCATTTAAGAGAACAAGGAATAATCAAATATCACGGAAACCAATCTGTTTATTATATTAACGACGTCTATCGTTTTGTGGAATCCTTGCAATCTCGTCGCGAACGTGGACTAAAATATCGCTCGGGAACCGATGAAAGCCTAGGCTTAACAGGTTCTTTCGTTAATTCAATGAACAAATTGAAACAGAAATTAAGAGAGGTCCAAGAGAAGAAAGCCGCAATTGAAGAAGAAGTGATTCGAATAAAACAGAAAACTACTCAGTCTTATATGAAAATAACCGAAACCCCTGACTACCTTTCTGCGGATGATTTAAAGAGACTTAAAGAATTGCAGGTTAAAGCTCTTAAATGGCTATTTAAACGTGGCTTTATTGCAATGACGGATTTTACCCTTCCCAATGGAAAAAAAACTGATATTTTCGCTTACAATGAGTCACAGATCGTTATTTTTAAGATCAAAGTTTCAAAAAATGATTTAATAACAGATTACAAATGGACGGATTATCTGCCGTATTGTCATGACTTTTTCTTTTTAACACCTGATAAATTAAAGGATGAAGTAGTTTCAATTTCTAAAACACAATCTATTAATTGTGGGCAATTCATAGAAACATCTAATAGTATTCAATTAATTCGTGCTGATGAACGAAATGTTGAACAGATTAAACAGGAGGATGAACTAAAGTTTGCGGCTGCACAGTACTTGGCTCGGAGGTTTATTTTTGGGTATTAAAAATCTTATTAATACAATATTTGTTTAATTACCAAAATCATTAATAGTGTTTTGTCTAAAATAATATCATGTTTAATATGATTCGATTTTCGAACTTTCTTTCTGTCACTAAGCCTACAAGACATTTGAAATGGATTCTTTTTCGTTTTTTGATTGTTGTTATTTTTGTAATATCTTCTTTGAAAATAATAATAAAACCCAATTTAAGACAACCTTATTTATCTTTGCTTTAATTCTAATCAATTTCTAATCTTACCTTCTCTGGATTCTCATTTTCCAGGGATATAGTAAGAGTAAGAAATGAGATACGGAAGGAAATTAAAGGAGGATATGATATGAAAAAGAAAGTGTTAATTAGTACTTTAGGAGCTGCGCTTCTATTCGGTGGAGCATTTTCTGTTGGAGCTACGAACAATGATGAGGGACGTACTGCTAATAAAGTAAATAATAACGAAGCATTCCTAAGTACGGATGACATTAAAAAAATCGCCCTTCAAGAGGTTGCGGGAACAGTAGAAGAAATTGAATTAGAGAGAAAGTCAGATAGAATAGTATACGAAGTGGATATTGAAAATAATGATATCAATTATGATCTATATATCGATGCTTACACTGGAGAGATTTACAGTGTTGGCAGTGATGATGATGACGATAATGTTAATTCTTCAGATGGTGGTCAAAAGAATAAAAATATTATTTCTCAATCTGATGCAACAGCAATTGCTGAAAAGGCTGTGAACGGAAAGGTCATTGAGATCGAAAAAGATGAAGACGATGGATTAGTTAAATATGAGATAGAGTTGCAAGCAGACCGTGGAGAAGCAGAAATTGAAATTGATGCTAAAGATGGGAAAATCCTTGACGTCGAGTGGGACAATTAAAAACCGAACAGAGAAGAAGTTGTAAATAAAACAAGGGCCTTGTATCAAGAAAAGGACTCTTGTTTTTTTATCATTCTATTAACGGGGATATAATAAAGGATGGTGCCAGTTAGACATTGAGATAATAACTAAAAGAAAAACATTGATCTAAAGTTTTTTTACTAAATAGAAGACCAGTATTTTAACGGAATATATAAACCAATCTACAAATAAAGGTTTCTTCATTTCTTTAAATATTCTTTGTAAATATAGCCCTGTCGCCTTTGCTAACGAATCTTTCGTTAGCAAAGGCGACAGGGCTATATTTAGCATATCGAACGTTTACTAGCAGTCCATCATATTAATTAACTCTCTTTTTTTATTATTGCTTTAGCATGCCTCATTACTTTAAAACCTCGGCATTGCCTCAACTGCATTTACCAAATCACTAAAAGAATCTTTCAAATATCTACTTGTAGTAGCAATATTACTATGACCGGCCAATCTCCTTACCTTTTCAATATCGTTATTCGTTGCTTTTAACATCCACTTACAAAACGTATGGCGAAACATATGTGGAGTCAATTTTTTATTTGGCAAACTATATCCTTCAATCATTGTCTGAATCCCGCGAACTGTAAATTTAGGAGAACGTTGACTATAAAAAACATATGGAGATTCTTCAACATGAAGCTTCTTTTCAGCCATTTCAGCACGAAATGCTAGCCAATCCTGAATTTCCACCAACAAGATATTGGAAATGGGTATGGTCCTCACCTTAGTTCCTTTTCCAACTATTCGAATCCGTTTCATTAATAGATCAACATCTACTATTTTTAAGTTCGATAGTTCATCCACTCTTAAACCTGCATATGTAAGCAGGTAAATAATCATTCTGTCCCGGCGATACTTTTCCTCTGAATTTACTCCTCTACTCTTGACTGGTTTCTTCCTTAAAATCAGAAGCAGTTCCTCAAACTCATCTTCCGTCAGCCACATAATACTTTCGGATTCCTCATCAGCTGACTTTAAAGCCTGAATATCCAACATCGGATTACTCTGCAGCGTATTATTTCTTACTTCCCAAGTGTAATAGTTTCTTAGCGAATTAAGGCGCCGATTAATAGTCGATACGGCCAGAGCTTTCCCTTGTTTTGGATCTAACATTACACTAACCCATTTACGAATGTCCCCAGTCGTCACATAATCAGTAGATTCAAGGTTCATTTCCTTTAAGAATTTTTTAATATCATTCAGATAGGAAATAATCGTATTTTCAGACATCCCTTTCTCTTGTAAATATGAAATATAATCTAGAAACATATTCTCACTCCTTTTACTTATACGATTAGTTTAATGGAATGAAAATCATTAAATAAGACCGTTGTTTTTTATATTATATGATGAGTTATTATAAAATAGGTATACATAATATACATATAATATATATTATATAATGAGTTTAATTGTAACATATTCTAAATGAGGAATTGAATATTCCCTATATTACTGAGTCATTTGTCCTGTAAAACTGCACGGGACATACACTAAAAACCCCCTATTCTGATTTTAGAATAGGGGGTTACTTTAAAAAAATAACGGAGAAGGAGGGATTTGAACCCTCGCGCCGGTTGCCCGACCTACGCCCTTTCCAGGGGCGCCTCTTCAGCCTCTTGAGTACTTCTCCATAAAATAGATGGCTCCGCAGGTAGGATTCGAACCTACGACCGATCGGTTAACAGCCGATTGCTCTACCACTGAGCTACTGCGGAACGTTAAAATTATTTTCCTACAAACAAAAAAACAGACCCCTATTAATATAGGGGCTGTTTCTTAGCCTGGCAACGTCCTACTCTCACAGGGGTAAAACCCCAACTACCATCGGCGCTGAGAAGCTTAACTTCCGTGTTCGGGATGGGAACGGGTGTGACCTTCTCGCCATTGTTACCAGACTATTTGATTGGGAATTGTTCCCTCAAAACTAGATAATGTTGACTGACATACATCATATTGTGGTTAAGTCCTCGACCGATTAGTATTTGTCAGCTCCACGTGTCACCACGCTTCCACCTCAAACCTATCAACCTGATCATCTTTCAGGGGTCTTACTAGTTTAACACTATGGGAAATCTCATCTCGAGGGGGCTTCATGCTTAGATGCTTTCAGCACTTATCCCTTCCGCACATAGCTACCCAGCGATGCTCTTGGCAGAACAACTGGTACACCAGCGGTGCGTCCATCCCGGTCCTCTCGTACTAAGGACAGCTCCTCTCAAATTTCCTACGCCCACGACGGATAGGGACCGAACTGTCTCACGACGTTCTGAACCCAGCTCGCGTACCGCTTTAATGGGCGAACAGCCCAACCCTTGGGACCGACTACAGCCCCAGGATGCGATGAGCCGACATCGAGGTGCCAAACCTCCCCGTCGATGTGGACTCTTGGGGGAGATAAGCCTGTTATCCCCGGGGTAGCTTTTATCCGTTGAGCGATGGCCCTTCCATGCGGAACCACCGGATCACTAAGCCCGACTTTCGTCCCTGCTCGACTTGTAGGTCTCGCAGTCAAGCTCCCTTGTGCCTTTACACTCTACGAATGATTTCCAACCATTCTGAGGGAACCTTTGGGCGCCTCCGTTACTCTTTAGGAGGCGACCGCCCCAGTCAAACTGCCCACCTGACACTGTCTCCCACCCGGATCACGGGTGCGGGTTAGAATTTCAATACAGCCAGGGTAGTATCCCACCGATGCCTCCACCGAAGCTGGCGCTCCGGCTTCCAAGGCTCCTACCTATCCTGTACAAGCTGTACCAAAATTCAATATCAGGCTACAGTAAAGCTCCACGGGGTCTTTCCGTCCTGTCGCGGGTAACCTGCATCTTCACAGGTACTATAATTTCACCGAGTCTCTCGTTGAGACAGTGCCCAGATCGTTACGCCTTTCGTGCGGGTCGGAACTTACCCGACAAGGAATTTCGCTACCTTAGGACCGTTATAGTTACGGCCGCCGTTTACTGGGGCTTCAATTCAAAGCTTCGCTTACGCTAACCTCTCCTCTTAACCTTCCAGCACCGGGCAGGCGTCAGCCCCTATACTTCGCCTTGCGGCTTTGCAGAGACCTGTGTTTTTGCTAAACAGTCGCCTGGGCCTATTCACTGCGGCTTTTCCGGGCTTTAACACCCTAAAAAGCACCCCTTCTCCCGAAGTTACGGGGTCATTTTGCCGAGTTCCTTAACGAGAGTTCTCTCGCTCACCTTAGGATTCTCTCCTTGACTACCTGTGTCGGTTTGCGGTACGGGCACCTAATCCTCGCTAGAGGCTTTTCTTGGCAGTGTGGAATCAGGAACTTCGGTACTATATTTCCCTCGCCATCACAGCTCAGCCTTCACGCAGATGGGATTTTCCTCACCTGCAGCCTAACTGCTTGGACGCGCTAATCCAACAGCGCGCTTACCCTATCCTCCTGCGTCCCCCCATCACTCAAACGGATTTTGGTGGTACAGGAATATCAACCTGTTGTCCATCGCCTACGCTTTTCAGCCTCGGCTTAGGTCCCGACTAACCCTGAGCGGACGAGCCTTCCTCAGGAAACCTTAGTCAATCGGTGGATGAGATTCTCACTCATCTTTCGCTACTCATACCGGCATTCTCACTTCTAAGCGCTCCACAAGTCCTTCCGGTCTTGCTTCAACGCCCTTAGAACGCTCTCCTACCACGGATACCATAAGGTATCCATCCACAGCTTCGGTGATACGTTTAGCCCCGGTACATTTTCGGCGCAGAGTCACTCGACCAGTGAGCTATTACGCACTCTTTAAATGGTGGCTGCTTCTAAGCCAACATCCTGGTTGTCTAAGCAACTCCACATCCTTTTCCACTTAACGTATACTTTGGGACCTTAGCTGGTGGTCTGGGCTGTTTCCCTCTTGACTACGGATCTTATCACTCGCAGTCTGACTCCCATGGATAAATCTTTGGCATTCGGAGTTTGTCTGAATTCGGTAACCCGATGGGGGCCCCTAGTCCAAACAGTGCTCTACCTCCAAGATTCTTACACATGAGGCTAGCCCTAAAGCTATTTCGGAGAGAACCAGCTATCTCCAAGTTCGATTGGAATTTCTCCGCTACCCACACCTCATCCCCGCACTTTTCAACGTACGTGGGTTCGGTCCTCCATCCAGTGTTACCTGGACTTCAACCTGGACATGGGTAGATCACCTGGTTTCGGGTCTACAACCACATACTAAAACGCCCTATTCAGACTCGCTTTCGCTGCGGCTTCGTCTTATCAACTTAACCTTGCATGTAATCGTAACTCGCCGGTTCATTCTACAAAAGGCACGCCATCACCCGTTAAAGGGCTTTGACTACTTGTAGGCACACGGTTTCAGGAACTATTTCACTCCCCTTCCGGGGTGCTTTTCACCTTTCCCTCACGGTACTGGTTCACTATCGGTCACTAGGGAGTATTTAGCCTTGGGAGATGGTCCTCCCAGCTTCCGACGGGATTTCACGTGTCCCGCCGTACTCAGGATCCACTCAGGAGGGAACGAAGTTTCAACTACAGGGTTTTTACCTTCTATGACCGGCCTTTCCAGACCTGTTCGTTTACCCCGTTCCTTTGTAACTCCATGTAGAGTGTCCTACAACCCCAAGAGGCAAGCCTCTTGGTTTGGGCTGTTCCCGTTTCGCTCGCCGCTACTCAGGGAATCGCAATTGCTTTCTCTTCCTCCGGGTACTTAGATGTTTCAGTTCCCCGGGTCTGCCTTCAATACCCTATGTATTCAGGTAAAGATACCATCCCATTACGGATGGTGGGTTTCCCCATTCGGAAATCTCCGGATCAAAGCTTACTTACAGCTCCCCGAAGCATATCGGTGTTAGTCCCGTCCTTCATCGGCTCCTAGTGCCAAGGCATCCACCGTGCGCCCTTTCTAACTTAACCAATTTATGGTCTTAATTTAAAAAAGAACTACTTTAATGATGTCTTGTCATTACATTATCTAGTTTTCAAGGAACAATGTTTTGAGAGATTATTCCCTCAAAACTAAACAAAGTCAGAATTCGTCAACTTATTTTCATCATGATCCGAAGATCAGATGTTCCGTAAATATCCTTAGAAAGGAGGTGATCCAGCCGCACCTTCCGATACGGCTACCTTGTTACGACTTCACCCCAATCATCTGTCCCACCTTAGGCGGCTGGCTCCTTGCGGTTACCCCACCGACTTCGGGTGTTACAAACTCTCGTGGTGTGACGGGCGGTGTGTACAAGACCCGGGAACGTATTCACCGCGGCATTCTGATCCGCGATTACTAGCGATTCCGGCTTCATGTAGGCGAGTTGCAGCCTACAATCCGAACTGAGAATGGTTTTATGGGATTGGCTAAACCTCGCGGTCTTGCAGCCCTTTGTACCATCCATTGTAGCACGTGTGTAGCCCAGGTCATAAGGGGCATGATGATTTGACGTCATCCCCACCTTCCTCCGGTTTGTCACCGGCAGTCTCCTTAGAGTGCCCAACTGAATGCTGGCAACTAAGGACAAGGGTTGCGCTCGTTGCGGGACTTAACCCAACATCTCACGACACGAGCTGACGACAACCATGCACCACCTGTCACTCTGTCCCCCGAAGGGGAAGGTCCTATCTCTAGGATTGTCAGAGGATGTCAAGACCTGGTAAGGTTCTTCGCGTTGCTTCGAATTAAACCACATGCTCCACCGCTTGTGCGGGTCCCCGTCAATTCCTTTGAGTTTCAGCCTTGCGGCCGTACTCCCCAGGCGGAGTGCTTAATGCGTTTGCTGCAGCACTAAAGGGCGGAAACCCTCTAACACTTAGCACTCATCGTTTACGGCGTGGACTACCAGGGTATCTAATCCTGTTTGCTCCCCACGCTTTCGCGCCTCAGCGTCAGTTACAGGCCAAAGAGTCGCCTTCGCCACTGGTGTTCCTCCACATCTCTACGCATTTCACCGCTACACGTGGAATTCCACTCTTCTCTCCTGCACTCAAGTCCCCCAGTTTCCAATGACCCTCCACGGTTGAGCCGTGGGCTTTCACATCAGACTTAAAGGACCGCCTGCGCGCGCTTTACGCCCAATAATTCCGGACAACGCTTGCCACCTACGTATTACCGCGGCTGCTGGCACGTAGTTAGCCGTGGCTTTCTGGTTAGGTACCGTCAAGGTACGAGCAGTTACTCTCGTACTTGTTCTTCCCTAACAACAGAGTTTTACGATCCGAAAACCTTCATCACTCACGCGGCGTTGCTCCGTCAGACTTTCGTCCATTGCGGAAGATTCCCTACTGCTGCCTCCCGTAGGAGTCTGGGCCGTGTCTCAGTCCCAGTGTGGCCGATCACCCTCTCAGGTCGGCTACGCATCGTTGCCTTGGTGAGCCATTACCTCACCAACTAGCTAATGCGCCGCGGGCCCATCTGTAAGTGACAGCTTACGCCGTCTTTTAGCTTACCAACATGAGTTGATAAGAATTATCCGGTATTAGCTCCGGTTTCCCGAAGTTATCCCAGTCTTACAGGCAGGTTGCCCACGTGTTACTCACCCGTCCGCCGCTAACTTTTGGGAGCAAGCTCCCGCAAGTTCGCTCGACTTGCATGTATTAGGCACGCCGCCAGCGTTCGTCCTGAGCCAGGATCAAACTCTCCAATAAAGTGTTTGAATAGCTCATAAAGTTTGTTACATATAGTAACTGAATTAACGTTGACGTTTTTTCTGCTTTGTTTAGTTTTCAAAGAACAATCATTTTCCTATTCGCTTCCTAAGCGACAAGGAATATCATACCACTTAATTTCATTGAAGTCAACTATATTGAATGATTTTCGAAAGATTTTTTCTCTCTATAGCGACAAAAACGATTGTATCATTTTAATTCCTGGAAGTCAACTTCTTTTTAAAAGAAAATTTTTTATCAAAAAACTTCTATACTAAAATTAATTAATGACTTGCCAAATTTCTCTCTCGCAAAAGCGACATTTAGTAATGTACCACTAATAATCACGGAAGTCAACTTCTTTTATTGTTTTTTTTTATTTAAAACTCAGCTAACTAGTGGAAGGTTATAATATCAACTAATCTAAATGAAATCAATAGCGATTATTCACTTTGGTCACCGTCTCTTATAAAAGGTGTATAGATTACGTAGTATATATATGGAATACAAATGTTGAGTACATATAGCAAACACTCTACATGTGAATTACCTTCCTCTTTGATTTTCTTTTAAGGTGTATAGAGATCCTGAATGGGAGTGGGGATGGTCGCGCAGGAGACTAGGATGAAGATCATGTGAGTATGCCAAAATATGTGTCTACAAGAAGGCAAATTACTTTAGAAGAGCATAACATCTTCCAATGTGTATAAAATACAGTCTTGCTTTTCTATAGTAATAAAGAATAGGTATCCTTTTAATGAATCTCAACAAGATTAATATACGAAAGCCTAACTTCTTATTAACAACGCTAGAAAATTAGGCTTATATTTTTGGACTATGTATTATCCCATAAAAAAACAGCCTCCAGTGGAGACTGTTTTAATTCATTATGTATGTGCTGCCTTTGCCGTAGTTAGTATAAGAAAGTTTTAAACCACCACTCCTCAAAGTGGGTGTTCCAGAAACGTTCCCGCATGTCCTCCATGTCATGTAGACAGAGGCTTGTCATTCCAGTTTCAATTAAAACTCCCTATTACAGCTTAAAGGTTAAAACTTATTATAAATACGAACAATGCAGCTTGCATGATCATAGTATCTTAAGTTAGACATTTACCCAATGGTAATAGTCTCCAATCTTTTTTGAAATCAGACTTCGACTGATGAAAAGATCCTTATAAATTAACAGTCCATTATTTTATAAGAAAACGTTATTGGTTGTATCACTGTTTTCTTCTCCTCTGGGTTTATTACTTGCAGTTTATATCTCCATTTACCTCCACTGAAATTGCTTCGCAGACTT from the Niallia sp. XMNu-256 genome contains:
- a CDS encoding MmcB family DNA repair protein; protein product: MKATITGCDDLSKRILIDLKRGMKVSRIPKHYPVSLDQAKKLSRLNKMLNLAREHLNEDLNQRLQHLGIKSLPLSRLFRQADWGGIIEILSVVTDGTTRDDLELLIDALHEKRNRIKELKEETDLSLLELEKLNQSLQTKEREILLFQQEWNKHLQVFEPYLGPIRSFLEEYLGVFDGKLVLAKRLCGNWEQHLREQGIIKYHGNQSVYYINDVYRFVESLQSRRERGLKYRSGTDESLGLTGSFVNSMNKLKQKLREVQEKKAAIEEEVIRIKQKTTQSYMKITETPDYLSADDLKRLKELQVKALKWLFKRGFIAMTDFTLPNGKKTDIFAYNESQIVIFKIKVSKNDLITDYKWTDYLPYCHDFFFLTPDKLKDEVVSISKTQSINCGQFIETSNSIQLIRADERNVEQIKQEDELKFAAAQYLARRFIFGY
- a CDS encoding PepSY domain-containing protein; this translates as MKKKVLISTLGAALLFGGAFSVGATNNDEGRTANKVNNNEAFLSTDDIKKIALQEVAGTVEEIELERKSDRIVYEVDIENNDINYDLYIDAYTGEIYSVGSDDDDDNVNSSDGGQKNKNIISQSDATAIAEKAVNGKVIEIEKDEDDGLVKYEIELQADRGEAEIEIDAKDGKILDVEWDN
- a CDS encoding tyrosine-type recombinase/integrase, whose protein sequence is MFLDYISYLQEKGMSENTIISYLNDIKKFLKEMNLESTDYVTTGDIRKWVSVMLDPKQGKALAVSTINRRLNSLRNYYTWEVRNNTLQSNPMLDIQALKSADEESESIMWLTEDEFEELLLILRKKPVKSRGVNSEEKYRRDRMIIYLLTYAGLRVDELSNLKIVDVDLLMKRIRIVGKGTKVRTIPISNILLVEIQDWLAFRAEMAEKKLHVEESPYVFYSQRSPKFTVRGIQTMIEGYSLPNKKLTPHMFRHTFCKWMLKATNNDIEKVRRLAGHSNIATTSRYLKDSFSDLVNAVEAMPRF